In the Salarias fasciatus chromosome 13, fSalaFa1.1, whole genome shotgun sequence genome, one interval contains:
- the LOC115399809 gene encoding uncharacterized protein KIAA1841 homolog: MSRFCSDNNNFPYDNNVLVLDMVLGSLWGVPQPINWDNVAKLVPGFTPKECARRFEELKGSGGFPHVDNQCNALTEEGSCRSDGLSALMETGEAAERGGSQSSSKNTASKSSAAGRGGAVEKKEKRVSSEEDDKPQKPRDPNMVIHVCDETKNLKQDFTCPRDLLVKEMRYFAEYLSVDPQRWEEVDISVHCDVQIFDWLMNYVRRNSAGEGNKDKPRLEPSNVISILISSEFLKMDTLVDECIQYCHKHMSAIVATPCNMNCINSNLATRIAELFTHNEADDIRDKKDKFKSKLFQKKIERLFDPNHRSRDSPGNASTLYRCGLCLKLLTKDTERKISCVPGKINIDARGEIVYTHTRQKSWDVHEYITSLHDELKSWVLVYWRIWGTINHLTCSRCQQVFVCAELTRCQYHPDSVLYPGLGAERGWHGAGIYPCCNQRVLRFDPTGMPKGCKMRDHIVSVPDEENCDEETSARTRILNDLLLHRDAVCLSNTPPAESEQSPSSSEKLQDCDVLLEPTLLGPLRPDGCTFSFLKNWSLQLRQQSLLSEDEEYTTGSEVTEDEVGDEEEQSKKQAAKKAKKSHRPLKKQMSSPNFQRKEKVDKTQTRDSTPFTVSIQKSKWDSSRSLRYNQDAQREEDQRRMVEIIGHLTKMRFGEQEQSRSKDTKEPVGGIYSRLEAQFKSSSQTRQTAEKTPRSKVRYAQIRTT, encoded by the exons ATGAGCCGCTTCTGCTCAGACAACAACAACTTTCCCTACGACAACaatgtcctggtcctggacatGGTGCTGGGGTCCCTGTGGGGCGTTCCTCAGCCCATCAACTGGGACAACGTAGCCAAGCTGGTGCCGGGCTTCACTCCGAAGGAG TGCGCCCGTCGGTTCGAGGAGCTGAAGGGCTCCGGGGGGTTTCCTCACGTGGACAACCAATGCAACGCCCTGACAGAAGAAGGCAGCTGCCGGTCGGACGGCTTGTCCGCCCTGATGGAAACTGGAGAGGCGGCGGAGAGGGGCGGCAGccagagcagcagcaaaaacacag CCTCCAAGTCGAGCGCCGCAGGGAGGGGGGGCGCCGTcgagaagaaagagaagcgaGTGTCGTCTGAGGAGGACGACAAACCCCAGAAGCCCCGGGA CCCCAACATGGTCATCCACGTGTGCGACGAGACCAAGAACCTGAAGCAGGACTTCACGTGTCCCAGAGACCTCCTGGTCAAAGAGATGCGCTACTTCGCCGAGTACTTGTCCGTGGACCCGCAGAGGTGGGAGGAGGTGGACATATCGGTGCACTGCGACGTGCAGATCTTCGACTGGCTCATGAATTACGTGAGGAGGAACTCCGCCGGGGAGGGGAACAAGGACAAACCCCGgcttg AGCCCAGCAATGTGATCTCAATCCTGATCTCCTCCGAGTTCTTGAAGATGGACACGTTA GTGGACGAGTGCATCCAGTACTGCCACAAGCACATGAGCGCCATCGTGGCCACGCCGTGCAACATGAACTGCATCAACAGCAACCTGGCCACGCGCATCGCCGAGCTCTTCACTCACAACGAGGCCGACGACATCCGGGACAAGAAAGACAAGTTCAAGAG TAAACTGTTCCAGAAGAAAATCGAGCGTCTCTTCGATCCAAACCACCGCAGCAGAGATTCTCCGGGAAACGCCTCGACTCTGTACAG GTGTGGCCTGTGCCTCAAGCTGCTGACCAAAGACACGGAGAGGAAGATTTCCTGTGTCCCGGGGAAAATCAACATCGACGCTCGTGGAGAGATCGTCTACACTCACACAAG ACAGAAGAGCTGGGACGTGCACGAGTACATCACGAGTCTTCACGACGAGCTCAAGTCCTGGGTCCTGGTTTACTGGAGGATCTGGGGAACCATCAACCACCTGACCTGCTCCCGATGTCAGCAG gtgtttgtgtgtgcagagctGACCCGCTGCCAGTACCACCCCGACAGCGTGCTGTACCCCGGCCTGGGCGCAGAGAGAGGCTGGCACGGCGCCGGAATCTACCCCTGCTGCAACCAGAGGGTGCTCCGCTTCGACCCCACCGGCATGCCCAAG ggcTGTAAGATGCGGGACCACATCGTGAGCGTCCCCGATGAGGAGAACTGTGACGAGGAGACGTCGGCCCGAACCCGAATCCTCAacgacctgctgctgcacagagaCGCCGTGTGTCTGTCCAACACGCCGCCtgcagagag tgagCAGAGCCCGTCCAGCtcagagaagctgcaggactgtgacgtcctgctggagccgACCCTCCTCGGCCCGCTGAGGCCGGACGGCTGCACC TTCTCCTTCCTGAAGAACTGGAGTCTCCAGCTG aggcagcagtcTCTCCTGTCAGAGGACGAGGAGTACAccacggggtcagaggtcaccgagGACGAGGTGGGCGACGAAGAGGAGCAGTCCAAGAAACAAG CTGCGAAGAAAGCCAAGAAGTCCCACCGACCCCTGAAGAAACAGATGTCCTCTCCCAACTTCCAGCGGAAGgagaaagtggacaaa actCAGACGAGGGACAGCACTCCCTTCAC TGTCAGCATCCAGAAGAGTAAGTGGGACAGCTCGCGGTCGCTACGCTACAACCAGGACGCTCAGAGAGAGGAAG ACCAGCGCCGCATGGTGGAGATCATCGGCCACCTGACCAAGATGAGGTTcggagagcaggagcagagccgGTCCAAAGACACCAAGGAG CCTGTAGGTGGAATCTACTCCAGACTGGAAGCTCAGTTCAAGAGCTCGTCTCAAACCcgacagactgcagagaaaaCACCCAG ATCTAAAGTCCGCTATGCTCAGATCAGAACCACGTAG
- the LOC115399203 gene encoding exportin-1, with translation MPAIMTMLADHAAQQLLDFNQKLDINLLDNVVNCLYHGVGPQQRMAQEVLTHLKEHPDAWTRVDTILEFSQNMNTKYYALQILETVIKTRWKILPRNQCEGIKKYVVGLIIKTSSDASNVEKEKVYIGKLNMILVQILKQEWPKHWPTFISDIVGASRTSESLCQNNMVILKLLSEEVFDFSSGQMTQVKAKHLKDSMCNEFSQIFQLCQFVMENSQNAPLVHATLETLLRFLNWIPLGYIFETKLISTLVYKFLNVPMFRNVTLKCLTEIAGVSVSQYEEQFVTLFTLTMCQLKQMLPLNTNIRLAYANGKDDEQNFIQNLSLFLCTFLKEHGQLIEKRLNLRETLMEALHYMLLVSEVEETEIFKICLEYWNHLAAELYRESPFSTSTSPLLSGNQHFDVPPRRQLYLPVLSKVRLLMVSRMAKPEEVLVVENDQGEVVREFMKDTDSINLYKNMRETLVYLTHLDYADTERIMTEKLHNQVNGTEWSWKNLNTLCWAIGSISGAMHEEDEKRFLVTVIKDLLGLCEQKRGKDNKAIIASNIMYIVGQYPRFLRAHWKFLKTVVNKLFEFMHETHDGVQDMACDTFIKIAQKCRRHFIQVQVGEVMPFIDEILNNINTIICDLQPQQVHTFYEAVGYMIGAQTDQAVQEHLIEKYMLLPNQVWDSIIQQATKNVDILKDPETVKQLGSILKTNVRACKAVGHPFVIQLGRIYLDMLNVYKCLSENISAAIQTNGEMVTKQPLIRSMRTVKRETLKLISGWVSRSNDPQMVGENFVPPLLDAVLIDYQRNVPAAREPEVLSTMATIVNKLGGHITSEIPQIFDAVFECTLNMINKNFEEFPEHRTHFFYLLQAVNSHCFPAFLAIPPAQFKLVLDSIIWAFKHTMRNVADTGLQILYTMLQNVAQEEAAAQSFYQTYFCDILQHIFSVVTDTSHTAGLTMHASILAYMFNLVEEGKITTTLNPANPANNQVFIQEYVANLLKTAFPHLQDAQVKVFVTGLFSLNQDIPAFKEHLRDFLVQIKEFAGEDTSDLFLEEREASLRQAQEEKHKIQMSVPGILNPHEIPEEMCD, from the exons ATGCCAGCAATTATGACAATGTTAGCAGACCatgcagcacagcagctgctggacttcAACCAGAAACTGGATATCAACCTGCTGGATAACGTGGTGAACTGTCTATATCATGGGGTGGGACCACAG cAAAGAATGGCACAAGAAGTGCTGACACACTTAAAGGAGCATCCAGATGCCTGGACGAGAGTGGACACCATCCTGGAGTTCTCCCAGAACATGAACACCAAA TACTATGCTCTTCAGATTCTGGAAACGGTTATCAAAACAAGATGGAAGATCCTCCCGAGGAATCAGTGTGAAG GTATAAAAAAGTATGTGGTTGGACTCATTATCAAGACTTCATCAGATGCATCAAACGTAGAG aaagaaaaagtgtACATTGGAAAGCTGAACATGATCCTGGTCCAG ATCCTGAAGCAGGAGTGGCCCAAGCACTGGCCCACCTTCATCAGCGACATCGTGGGAGCGAGCCGCACCAGCGAGAGCCTGTGCCAGAACAACATGGTCATTCTCAAGCTGCTCAGCGAGGAGGTGTTCGACTTCTCCAGTGGCCAGATGACTCAGGTCAAGGCCAAGCACCTAAAAGACAG CATGTGCAATGAGTTCTCCCAGATATTCCAGCTCTGTCAGTTTGTCATG GAAAATTCCCAGAATGCCCCTCTGGTCCACGCCACTCTGGAGACCCTCTTGCGTTTTCTCAACTGGATTCCTCTGGGATACATCTTCGAAACCAAGCTGATCAGCACGCTGGTGTACAAG TTTTTGAACGTGCCGATGTTCCGCAACGTGACGCTGAAGTGCCTGACGGAGATCGCCGGAGTGAGCGTCAGCCAGTACGAGGAGCAGTTTGTGACCCTCTTCACTCTGACCATGTGTCAGCTCAAACAG ATGCTGCCTCTGAACACCAACATCCGCCTGGCCTACGCCAACGGCAAGGACGACGAGCAGAACTTCATCCAGAACCTCAGCCTGTTCCTGTGCACGTTCCTCAAAGAGCACGGCCAGCTCATCGAGAAGCGCCTCAACCTCAGAGAGACGTTAATGGAG GCCCTGCACTACATGCTGCTGGTgtcggaggtggaggagacCGAGATCTTCAAAATCTGTCTGGAGTATTGGAACCACTTGGCTGCTGAGCTGTACAGAGAGAGTCCCTTCTCCACGTCCACGTCCCCTCTGCTCTCCGGGAACCAGCACTTCGACGTCCCGCCGCGCCGACAGCTCTATCTGCCGGTCCTGTCCAAG GTGCGTCTGCTGATGGTGAGTCGGATGGCGAAGCCGGAGGAGGTCCTGGTGGTGGAGAACGACCAGGGCGAGGTGGTCCGAGAGTTCATGAAGGACACAGACTCCATCAACCTCTACAAGAACATGAGGGAGACTCTGG TGTACCTGACTCACCTGGACTACGCCGACACCGAGCGCATCATGACGGAGAAGCTTCACAACCAGGTGAACGGCACCGAGTGGTCCTGGAAGAACCTCAACACGCTGTGCTGGGCCATCGGCTCCATCAGCGGCGCCATGCACGAGGAGGACGAGAAGAGGTTCCTGGTCACCGTCATCAAG gaccTGCTGGGTCTGTGCGAGCAGAAGAGAGGGAAGGACAACAAGGCCATCATCGCCTCCAACATCATGTACATCGTCGGCCAGTATCCACGCTTCCTCAGAGCTCACTGGAAGTTCCTCAAAACCGTGGTCAACAAGCTCTTTGAGTTCATGCACG AAACCCACGACGGCGTGCAGGACATGGCGTGCGACACCTTCATCAAGATCGCACAGAAGTGCCGGCGCCACTTCATCCAGGTGCAGGTGGGCGAGGTGATGCCCTTCATCGACGAGATcctcaacaacatcaacaccaTCATCTGCGACCTCCAGCCCCAGCAG GTGCACACGTTCTACGAGGCGGTGGGCTACATGATCGGAGCCCAGACGGACCAGGCCGTGCAGGAGCACCTGATAGAGAAGTACATGCTGCTGCCCAACCAGGTGTGGGACAGCATCATCCAGCAGGCCACCAAG AACGTGGACATCCTGAAGGACCCCGAGACCGTGAAGCAGCTGGGCAGCATCCTGAAGACCAACGTGCGAGCCTGCAAGGCGGTGGGCCACCCCTTCGTCATCCAGCTGGGGCGCATTTACCTCGACATGCTCAACGTCTACAAGTGCCTGAGCGAGAACATCTCGGCCGCCATCCAGACCAACG GTGAGATGGTGACGAAGCAGCCGCTGATCCGCAGCATGAGGACGGTGAAGCGGGAAACCCTGAAGCTGATCTCGGGCTGGGTCAGCCGATCCAACGACCCCCAGATG GTCGGAGAGAACTTCGTTCCGCCGCTGCTGGACGCCGTCCTCATCGATTACCAGCGCAACGTGCCGGCCGCCCGCGAGCCCGAGGTCCTCAGCACCATGGCCACCATCGTCAACAAGCTGGGGGGCCACATCACCAGCGAGATCCCCCAGATCTTCGACGCCGTCTTCGAGTGCACGCTGAACATGATCAACAAG AACTTTGAGGAGTTCCCGGAGCACCGGACCCACTTCTTCTACCTGCTGCAGGCGGTCAACTCGCACTGCTTCCCCGCCTTCCTCGCCATCCCCCCGGCCCAGTTCAAGCTGGTGCTGGACTCCATCATCTGGGCCTTCAAGCACACCATGAGGAACGTGGCCGACACCG GCCTGCAGATCCTCTACACCATGCTGCAGAACGTGGctcaggaggaggcggcggctcaGAGCTTCTACCAGACGTACTTCTGCGACATCCTGCAGCACATCTTCTCCGTGGTCACCGACACGTCGCACACGGCCG GCCTGACGATGCACGCCTCCATCCTGGCCTACATGTTCAACCTGGTGGAGGAAGGGAAGATCACCACGACGCTGAACCCCGCCAACCCCGCCAACAACCAGGTCTTCATCCAGGAGTACGTGGCCAACCTGCTCAAGACCGCCTTCCCCCACCTACAAGA tgcTCAGGTGAAGGTGTTTGTGACCGGCCTGTTCAGCCTAAACCAGGACATTCCCGCCTTCAAGGAGCACCTGAGGGACTTTCTGGTCCAGATCAAG GAATTTGCGGGCGAGGACACCTCGGACCTGTTCCTGGAGGAGCGGGAGGCGTCGCTGCGTCAGGctcaggaggagaaacacaagaTCCAGATGTCGGTTCCGGGCATCCTCAACCCTCACGAGATCCCCGAGGAGATGTGCGACTGA
- the LOC115399531 gene encoding E3 ubiquitin-protein ligase TRIM21-like → MSAADQFLCSVCLEVFTDPVSTPCGHNFCSECISELWSGKGRCDCPVCRRVFRTRPELSVNALLSQMAAQFRHEAGDKPSGGGSSEQKPAKVLCDLCTETKAKALKSCLVCLVSYCQTHLEPHLTVPGLRKHRLMAPVENLEGRMCLKHQKPLELFCQTEQTCVCALCTVGEHSAHTFVPLSEESQRKKAELRKTEADVQQMIQERRVKMKEIRQWLKTSKAAAAREKAEGVEVFTALKECVERGLEQLMERVEEEEKAREKQAEGLIRDLEEEISDLMKRSSEVEQLFLSGDHLHLLQGFSSLKAAPPTRDWTEVGVRPSSYEGTAARAVAQLEEALRGEMKKLSEAELKRRQRSAVDVTLDADTAHPCLILSDDGKQVGDGDVEKKLPDNPERFSVYLYALGKQSFSAGKFYFEVQVKGKTQWRLGVSKESISRKRSIIPSPAKGLWMMDLMNGNEYRVHENRGVLSLSLSSAPEKVGVFVDYEEGLLSFYDVDAAALIYSFTGCCFTEKLRPFFSPCFNDGGKNSAPLIICPVSQTV, encoded by the coding sequence ATGTCTGCTGCAGATCAGTTTCTGTGCTCCGTCTGCCTGGAAGTGTTCACCGATCCGGTCAGCACGCCGTGTGGACACAACTTCTGCAGCGAGTGCATCTCTGAGCTGTGGAGCGGGAAGGGCCGCTGTGACTGTCCCGTTTGCAGAAGAGTGTTCAGAACCAGGCCCGAGCTCAGCGTCAACGCCCTGCTCTCTCAGATGGCTGCTCAGTTCAGACATGAAGCTGGAGACAAacccagcggcggcggcagctcaGAGCAAAAACCAGCAAAAGTTCTCTGTGACCTCTGCACTGAAACCAAAGCAAAGGCTCTCAAGTCCTGCCTGGTGTGCCTGGTGTCCTACTGCCAGACTCATCTGGAGCCTCATCTGACAGTGCCAGGCCTGAGGAAACACCGGCTGATGGCGCCGGTGGAGAACCTGGAAGGCAGGATGTGTCTGAAGCACcagaaacctctggagctgttctGTCAGACGGAGCAGACGTGCGTCTGCGCTCTGTGCACCGTTGGCGAGCACAGCGCTCACACGTTTGTTCCTCTGAGTGAAGAATCTCAACGGAAGAAGGCGGAGCTGAGGAAGACGGAGGCTGACGTGCAGCAGATGATCCAGGAGAGACGAGTGAAGATGAAGGAGATCAGACAGTGGCTGAAGACgagtaaagctgctgcagccagagagaAGGCGGAGGGCGTGGAGGTGTTCACTGCCctgaaggagtgtgtggagagaggcctggagcagctgatggagagggtggaggaggaagagaaagccagagagaaacaggctgaaggtCTCATCAGAGATCTGGAAGAGGAGATCAGTgatctgatgaagaggagctcagaggtggagcagctcttcctgtctggagaccacctccacctcctgcaaggcttctcctccctgaaagCTGCTCCGCCCACCAGGGACTGGACCGAGGTGGGCGTCCGCCCGTCGTCGTACGAGGGGACGGCGGCGAgggctgtggctcagctggaggaggctctCCGCGGCGAGATGAAGAAGCTGTCTGAGGCCgagctgaagaggaggcagCGGTCTGCGGTGGACGTGACGCTCGACGCCGACACGGCGCATCCATGCCTCATCCTGTCCGACGACGGGAAGCAAGTCGGCGACGGTGACGTGGAGAAGAAGCTTCCAGACAACCCAGAGAGATTTTCAGTTTATCTTTATGCGTTGGGAAAACAGAGTTTCTCTGCGGGGAAGTTTTACTTTGAGGTTCAGGTGAAAGGAAAGACTCAGTGGCGTTTAGGAGTGAGCAAAGAGTCCATCAGCAGGAAGAGAAGCATCATCCCGAGCCCTGCGAAAGGCCTCTGGATGATGGACTTGATGAACGGAAATGAGTACAGAGTTCATGAGAACCGCGGTgtcctcagcctctctctgaGTTCTGCTCCTGAGAAGGTGGGGGTGTTTGTGGATTATGAGGAGGGTCTGCTCTCTTTTTATGATGTCgatgctgcagctctgatctaCTCCTTCACcggctgctgcttcactgagaAACTCCGCCCATTCTTCAGTCCCTGCTTTAATGACGGTGGTaaaaactctgctcctctgatcatCTGTCCTGTCAGTCAAACTGTCTGA